The Lactuca sativa cultivar Salinas chromosome 2, Lsat_Salinas_v11, whole genome shotgun sequence genome includes the window TACATCAAAATGTCATAAATACCCTTCCATAACGATATATCTATATATGatgtgaaaaatgaaaatttacctTCAAGACATGTTGGACAAACGTCTTCATCTTCGGATGAAGAAAAAATATGTGCATATCCAGTTGACTCTTTTGTGTTTGAAACCTTTAAAGAAGATTTTGTCTGTAACCCTTTTGCTCCATCTTCACAAGTGGAGCTGTTATTATTCCATTTGTTTCCAGCAGCACATAAAGGATCTGTTTCTGTATCACTATCACTTCCTCTTAATGGTTCACCTTCTTCCTGTGAACGACTTGAGCCCTTCTCCCTTCTAGAAACAAGTCCATCTCTCTGAAGACGAATATACCTAGGATCAACATCATAAGGTAAAGGTCTAGGAGGTGATCTGTACACCCCAGATAAAGAATCGTCAAGTGATGCTGATGAACTAAAAGATGTTGTTGTCCCTTGAATGGAATTAGGGCTTGGAAGCCTCACATGTTCTTCCCCTCTTTGGAATAATGATGCGTACTATTCA containing:
- the LOC111920089 gene encoding E3 ubiquitin-protein ligase At3g02290, which translates into the protein MGSVCCCLRDECEDYVNPNSSIYRNCICLRCFLQNFLYMYASLFQRGEEHVRLPSPNSIQGTTTSFSSSASLDDSLSGVYRSPPRPLPYDVDPRYIRLQRDGLVSRREKGSSRSQEEGEPLRGSDSDTETDPLCAAGNKWNNNSSTCEDGAKGLQTKSSLKVSNTKESTGYAHIFSSSEDEDVCPTCLEEYTTENPKIVTKCSHHFHLGCIYEWMERSDSCPVCGKVMAFDEETV